Proteins co-encoded in one Desulfitobacterium hafniense DCB-2 genomic window:
- a CDS encoding PLP-dependent aminotransferase family protein encodes MIYISKEINTPLYDQIYRQIQGDIISGNLSPGTLLPGIRTLAKTLGVARNTVDKAYTQLAVEGYIIPRKGAGFAVESIRDSKKSAELQPLSSGVSAHPGHEKAEKKLPYDFQYGSFPEEYFPKTAWKKHMLEVLALPHLSAQMTQYQDKQGNLSLRCELQNYLYQTRGVVCTEDQILIGCGLHYSLDTLCKLFAGHKRIAMEEPGYNGAKEVFQNNGFTIRHIPSTPYGLDLSQLKTLAVPIVYVTPSHQFPYGTVLPISKRRELLEWAAEENAYIIEDDYDSEYRYDANPIPSLQSIDGHDRVIYIGTFSKSLSPSLRINYMVLPKSLLPAYHQMFSTYSSPVTWLTQEVLASFLRSGDYTRHVRRMCAAYRKRHDVFVQQLSQHFGPNIVLHGQGAGLHFLVEFAEEVEAEGLIQMAEEAGVRVYPVTPFWSASEACPPNLLFAGYSLLNERQIQEGLRLLKEVWAPVLEIK; translated from the coding sequence ATGATTTATATTAGTAAAGAAATCAACACACCTTTATATGATCAGATTTACAGGCAAATACAAGGGGATATTATTTCCGGAAATCTTTCGCCGGGAACGCTGCTGCCCGGAATCCGGACTTTAGCCAAGACATTAGGCGTTGCGCGCAATACTGTGGACAAAGCCTATACACAACTGGCGGTGGAGGGGTATATTATTCCTCGCAAAGGTGCAGGCTTTGCCGTAGAGAGCATTAGGGATTCTAAAAAGAGCGCTGAATTGCAACCGTTATCTTCTGGGGTGTCTGCTCATCCCGGCCACGAGAAAGCAGAGAAAAAGCTTCCCTATGATTTTCAATACGGAAGCTTTCCTGAGGAGTACTTTCCCAAGACTGCCTGGAAAAAGCATATGCTGGAGGTGCTGGCGTTGCCCCATTTGTCGGCTCAGATGACTCAGTATCAGGATAAACAGGGGAACCTCTCCCTGCGCTGTGAACTCCAAAACTATTTGTACCAGACCCGGGGGGTGGTGTGTACAGAAGATCAGATCCTCATCGGCTGTGGCCTGCATTATTCCCTGGATACCTTATGCAAGCTGTTTGCAGGTCATAAGAGGATTGCTATGGAGGAGCCGGGATATAATGGAGCCAAAGAGGTCTTTCAAAACAACGGGTTTACGATACGCCATATTCCCTCGACACCATACGGACTTGATCTTTCACAGCTAAAAACATTGGCTGTCCCTATTGTTTATGTAACACCCTCCCATCAGTTTCCTTATGGAACCGTCCTTCCGATTTCCAAACGGCGGGAATTGCTGGAATGGGCGGCGGAAGAAAACGCTTATATCATTGAGGACGATTATGACAGTGAATACAGGTATGATGCCAATCCGATACCATCCCTGCAGTCCATCGATGGCCATGATCGGGTTATCTATATCGGCACCTTTTCCAAATCTCTTTCTCCCTCATTGCGCATTAATTACATGGTACTTCCCAAGTCATTGCTTCCAGCCTACCATCAGATGTTTTCTACTTACAGCAGCCCTGTTACCTGGCTGACCCAGGAAGTGCTGGCCAGCTTTCTGCGCTCCGGAGATTATACCCGGCATGTGCGCCGGATGTGTGCAGCCTATCGAAAACGGCATGATGTTTTTGTCCAGCAGCTTTCGCAACACTTCGGACCAAACATCGTGCTGCATGGGCAAGGGGCAGGATTGCATTTTCTGGTGGAGTTTGCGGAGGAAGTGGAGGCTGAGGGTTTAATCCAGATGGCTGAAGAAGCAGGAGTCAGGGTATACCCGGTGACCCCGTTCTGGAGTGCCTCAGAAGCCTGCCCTCCCAATCTGCTTTTTGCAGGATACAGCCTGTTGAATGAGAGGCAGATACAAGAGGGGCTCCGCCTTTTGAAGGAAGTGTGGGCTCCAGTGCTGGAAATTAAATGA
- a CDS encoding pyridoxamine 5'-phosphate oxidase family protein, which yields MQNRMKHFQLTKEEIDALLERAAIGRFGTVRGDGYPYVTAMHFVYYNETIYMHGLPKGLKIDNVKANPKVCFEVDELLGLQPGEGAACDTEAIYNSVVVIGTAHILEDISSKREVLNRLVEKYTPQFAGKELPENMVKGTAVIELQIKECTGKYHK from the coding sequence ATGCAAAACAGGATGAAACACTTTCAATTAACCAAAGAGGAGATTGACGCACTCCTGGAAAGAGCGGCTATTGGACGCTTCGGAACAGTTCGCGGGGACGGATATCCTTATGTCACTGCCATGCATTTTGTCTACTATAACGAAACTATTTATATGCACGGACTGCCTAAGGGATTAAAGATCGACAATGTGAAGGCTAATCCAAAGGTTTGCTTTGAAGTGGATGAGCTGTTGGGATTGCAGCCGGGTGAAGGGGCGGCCTGCGATACAGAGGCCATTTACAACAGCGTGGTGGTGATAGGAACAGCGCATATTCTGGAAGATATCTCCTCTAAACGTGAGGTTTTGAACAGATTGGTTGAAAAATACACACCCCAGTTTGCTGGAAAAGAGCTTCCGGAGAATATGGTGAAAGGTACGGCAGTGATTGAACTACAAATTAAGGAATGTACCGGGAAATATCACAAATAA